The following are encoded together in the Zygosaccharomyces rouxii strain CBS732 chromosome C complete sequence genome:
- the SCC2 gene encoding cohesin-loading factor complex subunit SCC2 (similar to uniprot|Q04002 Saccharomyces cerevisiae YDR180W SCC2 Sister chromatid cohesion protein), with product MSNFPGEDIDIPKRLLESLEGQPLNYLIPKSGLSDLIDPTRGASMPLVGNAFSSPSSETLDQSSQCIVELDTKKSKYMFRRPKNWKSSENNGAESAPDMMEGLSPLAKQCLMASNIEVHSDDIQDESKVLPKKVEKHKLDATETHTIDLNVEANTKKMKVGSNVTVNLASLAQRYMGDLMAFLDEIEKDSTSEYRNVEYWTMLPTKNYVLTEECLAKLQMAMNNSLSIRGSVGNISVDKLIKLLDILVINIKMAESNDMEELEDQTLNRIAHASVSLIFTTFLLEGNDKRLSLERYILTPLEFIGNSVRKIKKSLTDLTALRTELSLLHQSISLLPSYIYQKPFLDKGLITKLIYIFTDLLMDNELDSVSNTLSLQYGRDNVKLESTNILVSLFTKLPDQRELIIEELLSNVEKLPVKRVQRRLRKVESDVFATDFTITVILLLENVNSYDYAKMIATSQPDLIPAVSETYSEDTRALNGFASQLAESIFDRFVKSTTNYRHVLENYVQDLIALLPFPQWCVSQDLLYFITRKLLFAYDPSHPQSANIESTCLHLLGSIGLAMFEIKCSTNPEDANNLVRLFNSPSSLPNFSKYFDNCFEFTGAIERHSAGKYLWHKKFGILMGLDEYADNAEGQSGEKLKLTIDEVKKLGEGSTSIKKPMNKIEPQMVRESYFSILHALDLLNMYEPYLKLILSILGKNKIKLKSTAIKCLSLLATADQRILNSPMVKNTISKTLQDPSASVKDAVLDLISIGSSYLEYYQQLNVNYDDESVLIRKHVLKINGNIYDETKSLETQVFVASRILLKIEDEEDNIIEMARNMLLEKWIFPVKADDNLLEQQSAEYKNILIVMSSVAIMNSKCSQLFEWYLNFFLLNKQLHSPEVYDCILRSLNKLTDPLVQGIVELQSTEPTESNILLKQKFLVLLSKFADCSSAFITKDHIIALYPYIVSDEKSNLQFHILHVFKNTMQNLSNFKPKFLFDLETILLSRLPRMSVKEIGEAMPLIWCVATNRKDISRVTKACSSCFQHMSPYINIANKNPSDITVESKLQRLIYLAAAFARFCKFPNKETKPAYVQSDEPVHEYVAKCLLLLSRQGIPHVIRRISIKALTQLCGDRPKLFNSKHILNLLDDEFESDHLDIKLVILESLYDFFMAEESKLIKQTGVNISVSSNTVPKGQKKQESFSGDGICAALVTRFLKHILKICLSQDIKSSLVAVRSLKLILQYGYTNPSHCIPTAIALVGSTNQYLRNIAIEVLTELFEKYETMVFAGISQGVKVTVYYCKTLEGPGFYNNDSFLRTLQSIMANSKKNSAKFFKSVTRVLQIYFNQIVGPNCDSETRDGILFLTNNLPLLKFPTQYELVTLLKVIELESNQLKEAIVDEFELNQNIEDSVENIKNSIIAEMSLFEVKNLFIHLYGLKSDVTSEAEDATLRNKPLPTIAFQSHLGERISLIIAQGEREDMIQRYINSQN from the coding sequence ATGTCTAACTTTCCAGGTGAGGATATTGATATACCGAAAAGACTGTTAGAATCACTTGAGGGACAGCCTCTTAACTACTTAATACCAAAGAGTGGTCTTTCAGATTTGATAGATCCGACTAGAGGAGCGTCTATGCCTCTAGTTGGAAACGCATTctcttcaccatcttcagaAACGTTAGATCAATCATCACAGTGTATTGTTGAATTGGATACGAAGAAGAGCAAATACATGTTCAGACGTCCAAAAAACTGGAAATCTAGTGAAAATAATGGAGCTGAATCAGCACCAGATATGATGGAAGGTCTTTCGCCTTTAGCTAAACAGTGTTTGATGGCTTCGAATATTGAGGTGCACAGTGATGATATTCAAGATGAATCAAAGGTTTTACCCAAGAAAGTGGAGAAGCATAAACTGGACGCCACTGAGACTCATACCATAGACCTTAATGTTGAAGCCAATaccaagaagatgaaagttGGATCCAATGTGACAGTCAATCTGGCATCTCTTGCACAACGATACATGGGGGATCTAATGGCATTTttagatgaaattgaaaaagattcaaCGAGTGAATATAGAAATGTGGAATATTGGACGATGTTGCCGACCAAAAATTACGTTCTAACAGAGGAATGTTTGGCTAAGTTGCAGATGGCCATGAATAACAGTTTGTCAATTCGTGGATCTGTGGGGAATATTAGTGTGGATAAATTGATTAAACTGTTGGATATCCTGGTAATCAACATTAAAATGGCTGAGTCTAATGATATGGAGGAGTTGGAGGATCAGACACTCAATCGTATTGCCCATGCATCTGTATCTTTGATCTTTACTACTTTTCTTCTAGAGGGCAACGATAAGAGACTGTCCTTGGAAAGGTACATTCTAACGCCATTAGAATTTATTGGTAATTCAGTGagaaaaatcaaaaagTCTTTGACAGATCTAACTGCCTTAAGGACGGAATTGAGTTTACTTCATCAATCTATCTCATTATTACCATCCTACATTTATCAAAAGCCATTTCTGGACAAGGGTCTTATTACGAAACTTATCTACATCTTCACAGATTTGCTCATGGATAATGAACTAGACTCTGTGAGTAATACCTTATCATTACAATATGGTAGGGATAACGTCAAATTAGAAAGTACAAACATTCTAGTCTCATTATTCACTAAATTGCCCGATCAGAGAGAACTTATAATAGAAGAACTGCTATCGAACGTAGAGAAATTGCCCGTTAAGAGAGTACAGAGAAGACTTAGGAAGGTGGAAAGTGATGTATTTGCCACGGATTTCACAATAACTGTCATTTTACTGTTAGAAAATGTGAATAGTTACGATTATGCCAAAATGATAGCAACCTCTCAACCAGATTTAATCCCAGCCGTTAGCGAAACGTATTCGGAAGATACTAGAGCACTTAACGGTTTCGCAAGCCAACTGGCCGAATCTATTTTTGACCGCTTTGTCAAAAGTACCACCAATTATCGTCATGTCTTGGAAAATTATGTTCAAGACCTCATAGCATTATTACCGTTTCCTCAATGGTGTGTTTCACAAGATTTGCTTTATTTTATTACCAGGAAACTTTTATTTGCATATGATCCATCACATCCACAATCCGCGAACATTGAATCGACTTGTTTGCATTTGTTAGGGTCAATAGGTTTGGCGATGTTTGAAATCAAATGTAGTACAAATCCAGAGGATGCCAATAACTTGGTAAGGTTGTTTAATTCACCAAGTAGTCtcccaaatttttccaaatattttgacAACTGTTTTGAATTCACTGGAGCAATTGAAAGACACTCAGCTGGGAAATACTTATGGCATAAAAAATTCGGTATTCTAATGGGATTGGACGAGTATGCTGATAATGCAGAAGGTCAGAGTGGAGAGAAACTGAAGCTAACGATTGATGaagtaaaaaaattgggtGAGGGAAGTACCAGTATCAAAAAACCTATGAATAAGATAGAACCTCAAATGGTAAGAGAAAGCtatttttccattttgcATGCGCTCGACTTGCTGAACATGTACGAGCCCTACTtaaaattgattttatcaatattaggaaagaataaaattaaacTAAAATCGACTGCGATCAAGTGCCTTTCATTATTAGCCACAGCAGATCAAAGGATTTTGAATAGCCCCATGGTGAAAAATACGATTAGTAAAACGTTGCAAGATCCTTCTGCATCAGTGAAAGACGCAGTTTTGGACCTAATTAGCATTGGATCATCATACTTGGAGTATTACCAGCAACTCAATGTGAATTACGACGATGAAAGTGTATTAATAAGAAAACATGTTTTGAAAATTAATGGGAATATCTATGACGAAACAAAATCCTTAGAAACTCAAGTTTTCGTTGCGTCGagaattcttttgaagattgaagatgaggaagataaTATCATCGAAATGGCGAGAAATATGCTTTTagaaaaatggattttccCTGTCAAAGCAGATGATAATCTCTTGGAACAACAATCTGCAGAAtataaaaatattttgattgTGATGTCAAGTGTCGCCATAATGAACAGCAAATGCTCCCAATTATTTGAATGGTAtctgaattttttcctATTAAACAAACAATTGCATTCACCTGAAGTATATGATTGTATTCTTCGTAGCCTCAATAAGCTTACGGACCCTCTAGTTCAAGGTATTGTGGAACTACAATCTACTGAACCGACTGAATCGAATATTTTACTAAAgcaaaaatttttggttCTACTATCGAAATTTGCAGATTGTTCTTCGGCATTCATCACAAAAGATCACATTATCGCTCTTTACCCATATATTGTTTCAGATGAGAAGTCTAACTTACAGTTCCATATTTTGCATGTCTTCAAAAATACAATGcaaaatctttcaaattttaagCCTAAATTTCTATTTGACTTGgaaacaattcttctgaGTAGGTTACCTCGAATGAGTgtgaaagaaattggagAAGCGATGCCGTTAATATGGTGTGTTGCAACAAATAGAAAAGATATTAGCAGGGTTACAAAGgcttgttcttcttgctttCAACATATGAGCCCTTATATCAACATTGCAAATAAGAATCCTAGTGATATTACGGTGGAAAGTAAACTTCAGCGGCTCATCTACCTCGCGGCAGCTTTTGCACGATTTTGCAAATTTCCTAATAAAGAGACCAAGCCAGCTTATGTCCAAAGTGATGAACCGGTTCATGAATACGTTGCTAAATGTTTGCTTTTGTTATCACGTCAAGGTATTCCACATGTCATTCGCCGAATTTCAATAAAGGCACTAACTCAATTATGTGGGGACCGTCCTAAATTATTCAACTCCAAGCACATACTAAATTTgcttgatgatgaatttgaaagtgATCATCTCGATATCAAACTTGTAATTTTGGAGAGTCtttatgattttttcaTGGCAGAGGAAAGTAAACTGATCAAACAAACTGGTGTCAACATTTCTGTCTCATCAAATACAGTCCCTAAGGGTCAAAAAAAGCAAGAATCTTTTAGTGGCGACGGTATTTGTGCAGCATTAGTCACACGTTTCTTAAAACacattttgaagatttgtCTGTCTCAAGATATCAAAAGTTCATTAGTCGCGGTAAGATCACTCAAATTAATTTTACAATATGGTTATACAAATCCATCACATTGCATACCTACAGCCATAGCGTTAGTTGGATCCACAAACCAGTATCTTCGCAATATTGCCATTGAAGTTCTTACTGAATTATTCGAAAAATACGAAACTATGGTATTTGCAGGTATTTCTCAAGGCGTTAAAGTAACAGTTTACTACTGCAAGACCTTGGAAGGTCCTGGTTTTTACAATAATGATTCTTTCTTGAGAACACTTCAAAGTATCATGGCAAATAGTAAGAAGAACTCTGCTAAGTTTTTTAAAAGTGTTACCAGAGTGCTACAGATCTATTTTAACCAAATAGTTGGGCCTAATTGTGATTCAGAAACTAGAGATGGTATTCTGTTTTTAACAAACAATCTTCCTTTACTAAAATTTCCTACGCAATACGAACTGGTAACACTTTTAAAGGTTATAGAATTGGAATccaatcaattgaaagaagcCATAGTAGATGAATTCGAGCTGAATCAGAACATCGAAGATTCTGTGGAGAATATAAAGAATAGCATAATAGCGGAAATGTCACTATTTGAGGTCAAGAATCTTTTCATCCATCTCTATGGCCTAAAATCGGATGTAACCAGTGAAGCAGAGGACGCTACGTTAAGAAATAAACCTCTGCCTACAATTGCTTTCCAGTCCCACTTGGGAGAAAGAATAAGCTTAATCATTGCTCAGGGTGAAAGAGAAGATATGATTCAGAGGTACATAAATTCACAGAATTAG
- the SAS4 gene encoding Sas4p (weakly similar to uniprot|Q04003 Saccharomyces cerevisiae YDR181c SAS4) produces the protein MAQESRSLRSNKQPQSSDDEKFDFDVDEYEIDPHKILKTVNRGYPKAIKADKSGIEDVAEKRKLIGSMILEVQRNCIGCKDNTKEDTLPDELYWAYHKKMTRHEARMLESDVIQGENEADKLSLWSEKLDLAHWQLKLKQITVIKNSDDEEEMEKKRVLTKETIDSMLARYHTMKKNRSILLKNNRTGKIDPVKHWSQIYNRINRRMVLDYHSSSDEEENTMDIDQIRAHRKHIRERQCRGSIIIQLTMAACSCHTKYAIIAEPLRRPYVIRISKQERHRWNKLMQQAPGKFTNYTQFPSQVALPKRKVVIPLTINGGSSEKVSRPNSDSSSNISDGNAHAPIVGNKKQSLDALQVEIRTLPVKRVKRK, from the coding sequence ATGGCACAAGAATCCAGATCATTAAGGTCCAACAAACAACCACAGTctagtgatgatgaaaagtttGATTTCGATGTTGATGAGTATGAAATTGACCCCCACAAGATCTTAAAAACTGTTAATAGAGGTTATCCAAAAGCTATCAAGGCCGATAAAAGTGGTATTGAAGATGTAGCTgagaagaggaaattaATTGGAAGTATGATCTTAGAGGTACAAAGGAATTGTATAGGGTGTAAGGACAACACTAAGGAAGATACGCTACCAGATGAACTTTATTGGGCCTATCATAAGAAGATGACAAGACATGAAGCTAGAATGTTGGAATCAGATGTGATTCAAGGTGAAAATGAAGCCGATAAATTGTCTTTATGgtctgaaaaattggactTAGCCCATTGGCAACTGAAGTTAAAGCAGATCACAGTAATTAAGAattctgatgatgaggaagagatggaaaagaaaagagtcTTAACCAAGGAGACGATCGATTCTATGCTAGCGAGATATCATActatgaagaaaaatcGGTCAATTTTACTAAAGAACAACAGAACAGGTAAAATTGATCCGGTAAAGCATTGGTCTCAAATATATAATAGAATCAATAGGAGAATGGTTTTGGACTATCACAGTTCGTCAGATGAGGAGGAAAATACAATGGACATCGATCAAATTAGAGCTCATAGGAAACATATCAGAGAGCGGCAATGTCGAGGATCAATCATCATCCAGTTGACTATGGCGGCATGCTCTTGTCACACTAAATACGCCATCATAGCTGAACCACTGAGAAGGCCGTATGTTATCAGAATCTCTAAACAAGAAAGACATCGGTGGAATAAACTGATGCAACAGGCACCAGGGAAATTTACCAATTATACTCAATTTCCGAGTCAAGTGGCATTACCGAAACGTAAGGTGGTTATACCATTAACAATAAATGGGGGTTCAAGTGAAAAAGTATCTCGACCCAATAGTGACTCCAGTTCAAATATCTCTGATGGAAATGCGCATGCTCCAATAGTTGGGAACAAAAAACAATCCTTAGATGCGCTACAAGTTGAAATTCGTACACTTCCTGTTAAACGTGTGAAACGGAAATAA
- the CDC1 gene encoding putative lipid phosphatase CDC1 (similar to uniprot|P40986 Saccharomyces cerevisiae YDR182W CDC1 Putative membrane protein of unknown function involved in Mn2 homeostasis mutants display actin and general growth defects heterogeneous cell cycle arrests and pleiotropic defects in cell cycle progression and organelle distribution) has protein sequence MLNRNRFKKLVPQSKEPEDDDTDNLSGKQAQQSTLLPKGRNYKVYWRHILIWLCLWFMLINYYERMVVKRVIKRCNWNRWENWPKGAQPHRIGLFADPQIMDTYAYPNNTWITYQVSRFVIDNYHRRNWKFVQYYLDPDTNIFLGDLFDGGRIAKDEDWMDEYRRFNRLFPKIPSKKTIMSIPGNHDIGFGDEIIEDARKRFTAYYGESNDYIDIGNHTIVLLDTMSLSDHKNPEIKSIAQTFLDEFSQSYHPLPKILLSHVPLWRDPNQLPCKGPGRESKKPFPIERGPQYQTVIDGYITPEVLGKVQPEVIFCGDDHDYCHITQTYDVNGVVKTAEEYTVKSCAMNMGVQRPAIQLLSLHNPDATGPAQGKQTWQTEMCYLPDPKLPLILYSVFFVLSVMWFLYMHFLPLSFNKNVASKMGKATTDTISSLPLPVSSSYGQSFLKTKYHVDEKPRRPFKNFLANYAILALFVCSIFTYFSATI, from the coding sequence ATGTTGAACCGAAATCGTTTTAAGAAGTTGGTACCACAATCTAAGGAGCCAGAAGATGACGATACTGATAATTTAAGCGGGAAACAGGCACAACAGAGTACACTACTTCCAAAGGGTCGAAACTATAAAGTATATTGGAGACATATTTTAATATGGTTATGCCTTTGGTTCATGTTGATTAATTACTACGAGAGGATGGTAGTTAAGAGAGTCATTAAAAGATGTAATTGGAACCGTTGGGAGAATTGGCCAAAAGGCGCACAACCTCATAGGATTGGGTTGTTCGCTGATCCACAAATTATGGATACCTATGCTTATCCGAATAACACATGGATAACGTATCAGGTAAGTAGGTTTGTGATTGATAATTATCATAgaaggaattggaaatttgtGCAGTATTATTTGGATCCGGATACGAATATCTTTCTGGGTGATCTGTTTGATGGCGGTAGAATTGCGAAAGATGAGGATTGGATGGATGAGTACCGGAGGTTTAATAGGCTCTTCCCCAAGATCCCTTCCAAGAAGACTATCATGTCGATACCGGGGAACCATGATATTGGctttggtgatgaaattatAGAAGATGCAAGAAAGAGGTTTACAGCATATTACGGCGAATCTAATGATTATATTGATATTGGAAATCATACGATTGTTCTATTGGATACTATGTCACTGTCAGATCATAAAAATCCTGAGATTAAATCAATTGCTCAAACTTTTCTGGATGAATTTTCCCAAAGTTATCATCCATTACCAAAAATTCTGCTTTCACACGTACCGCTCTGGAGAGATCCTAACCAGCTTCCCTGTAAGGGTCCTGGCAgagaatcaaagaaaccTTTCCCTATTGAAAGAGGTCCGCAGTATCAGACGGTCATTGACGGATACATTACGCCGGAAGTTTTGGGCAAAGTTCAGCCGGAAGTTATCTTTTGTGGTGATGATCATGATTACTGTCACATCACGCAAACGTATGATGTCAATGGTGTAGTAAAGACCGCTGAAGAATACACGGTGAAGTCTTGTGCTATGAACATGGGGGTTCAAAGACCTGCTATTCAATTGTTGTCACTTCACAATCCTGATGCAACGGGACCTGCACAAGGCAAACAGACATGGCAAACTGAAATGTGCTACCTTCCTGATCCTAAGTTGCCATTAATACTTTATTCGGTTTTCTTTGTCCTAAGCGTCATGTGGTTTCTTTACATGCACTTTCTGCCGCTTAGCTTTAACAAAAATGTAGCAAGTAAAATGGGGAAAGCAACTACAGAtacaatttcttcattaccTCTACCAGTGAGTTCATCTTATGGCCAAAGTTTTCTGAAAACAAAGTACCATGTCGATGAAAAACCAAGGAGAcctttcaagaattttttggcTAATTATGCAATCTTGGcattgtttgtttgttctATTTTCACCTATTTTTCTGCAACTATATAG
- the SEC10 gene encoding exocyst subunit SEC10 (similar to uniprot|Q06245 Saccharomyces cerevisiae YLR166C SEC10 Essential 100kDa subunit of the exocyst complex (Sec3p Sec5p Sec6p Sec8p Sec10p Sec15p Exo70p and Exo84p) which has the essential function of mediating polarized targeting of secretory vesicles to active sites of exocytosis) yields MNSLYDLDPKWRKLLSTNNFLGGLTVNEFVEELSKDHSLRSGDPNSSGTFEKLNPKPYIRTFESILKELHSLSEQSSGRKAQLVEQVSAQELQHAENVIQLSQELKKTMQNYERLDNQLTNVTQVVSPLGEKLEVAIRRKKAYIKSVELISHYNAFYATGASNFLEDLRTSPNFQKKRQAALLVKNLLSLARKVDTSSIPRTTETASTIEKYSELLETDLLEAFNNAYRVNNFSQLNEIALILNHFNGGINVIQSFINQHEYFIDTAQIDLDVHNQILLEEEFKEKLIAPDRHGVIYEKNMVAHLSDIETVIKNESKVVKRVFEERSLLVMQKFMQRIFAQKIEGRVDFLLSIAGSLSSLAYVRMLHALYSLLGQFVKDLSEFFQIQEIDRDGVLSTTVEQCYSELFSKYLYDKSRYFDIEKRSLESILIEKTTNFNFLHDKDIRSRPLASKLNNNLENGFVLQEFGSSSKNRFLQLNNFFKSSVDKQRLTFGRHNSLKYSSTPPSSDASNPELDAATGEAEGFSLQEADEMLKCVVESIARIMELVPSKSGAYIYEILEVMLTGIVGSYVETALELSYSRATRIDVNNSSEIGLSFMRYISMSTEILSLTSASVKAVFLPLLNNVPSIKKQIIDITNTQIRRCELLINIILEEVTRIFLNKFNNSLSKQKKRDFSPKSQDLLDQDTLPAIEIVTVLNSLHIQAALYLKAKNLELFLNKIGEGLYELLLNHYGKFQVNSIGGIIVTKDIIGYQTAIEDWGISSLYEKFAALRELANLFTVQPDLLDSLTKEGHLADVNRDIISNYISRREDFNHEKFMGSVRLNLRQYT; encoded by the coding sequence ATGAATTCACTGTATGATTTAGATCCTAAATGGCGTAAACTTCTTTCAACCAACAATTTCCTGGGTGGTTTAACTGTTAATGAGTTCGTGGAAGAGTTGAGTAAAGACCATTCACTAAGAAGTGGTGATCCAAATTCAAGCGGtacctttgaaaaactgAATCCTAAGCCCTATATTCGTACCTTTGAATCTATTCTTAAGGAATTGCATTCCCTTAGTGAACAATCTTCTGGTAGAAAGGCCCAATTAGTAGAGCAAGTATCAGCCCAGGAATTACAACATGCAGAAAATGTTATACAACTTTCCCAGGAACTTAAAAAGACCATGCAAAACTATGAAAGATTAGATAATCAATTGACCAATGTGACACAAGTGGTTTCACCAttaggtgaaaaattagaagttgccattagaagaaaaaaggcGTACATTAAATCGGTTGAATTAATTTCCCACTACAATGCCTTTTATGCAACTGGTGcatcaaatttcttggagGACTTGAGAACTTCTCccaattttcaaaagaagagacAAGCAGCTTTACTAGTTAAAAACCTTTTATCTTTAGCTCGTAAAGTGGATACTAGTTCGATCCCAAGAACTACAGAAACTGCATCCacaattgagaaatatTCAGAACTTTTGGAAACGGATCTTTTGGAGGCCTTTAACAATGCTTATCGTGTGAACAATTTCAGCCAATTAAACGAAATTGCACTCATTTTAAACCATTTTAACGGCGGTATCAATGTGattcaaagtttcattaATCAACATGAATACTTCATTGATACGGCTCAGATTGATTTAGATGTTCACAACCAGATTTTGTTAGAGGAGGAATttaaggaaaaattgattgcCCCTGATAGACATGGTGTCATTTATGAAAAGAACATGGTTGCACATTTAAGTGATATTGAGACTGttattaaaaatgaatctAAAGTGGTGAAACGTGTGTTTGAGGAAAGATCACTTCTTGTAATGCAAAAATTCATGCAAAGAATCTTTGCTCAAAAGATTGAAGGTAGGgttgattttcttttgtcCATTGCAGGCTCTCTTTCCAGTCTGGCATACGTGAGAATGTTACACGCTCTATACTCCTTATTGGGACAATTCGTTAAGGATCTGTCagaattcttccaaattcaaGAGATCGATAGAGATGGTGTATTATCTACTACTGTGGAACAATGTTATTCAGAactattttccaaatacttATACGATAAATCCAGATattttgatattgaaaagcGCAGTTTAGAATCGATTCTCATCGAAAAGACcacaaatttcaatttcttacACGATAAAGATATACGCTCAAGACCATTAGCGAGTAAATTGAAcaacaatttggaaaatggatTTGTTCTACAGGAATTTGGTTCCTCTTCTAAGAATAGATTTTTACAGctcaacaatttcttcaaaagtagTGTGGATAAACAACGTTTAACGTTTGGTCGTCACAACTCTCTAAAATATTCATCAACTCCACCTTCTAGTGATGCCTCTAACCCAGAATTAGACGCCGCAACTGGTGAAGCCGAAGGTTTCAGTCTGCAGGAGGCAGACGAAATGTTAAAGTGTGTGGTAGAATCGATCGCCAGAATAATGGAACTGGTTCCTAGCAAATCTGGTGCTTACATCTACGAAATTTTAGAAGTTATGCTTACAGGTATTGTTGGTTCTTATGTGGAGACAGCTCTGGAATTATCTTATTCAAGAGCTACAAGAATTGACGTCAATAATTCTTCTGAAATCGGTTTGTCTTTCATGAGATACATCTCAATGAGTACGGAAATATTAAGTTTAACATCAGCTTCAGTGAAAGCAGTGTTTTTACCACTGCTAAACAATGTACCCTCCAtcaaaaaacaaataatTGATATTACAAACACTCAGATAAGAAGATGTGAACTACTCATTAATATTATTCTAGAGGAGGTTACAAGGATATTtttgaataaatttaacaattcaCTTTCTaaacaaaagaagagagaTTTTTCACCCAAATCGCAAGATTTATTAGACCAAGACACTTTGCCagcaattgaaattgtaaCAGTTCTAAATTCTCTCCATATACAGGCTGCCTTATATTTGAAAgctaaaaatttggaactATTTTTAAACAAAATTGGTGAGGGTCTTTACGAATTATTGTTAAATCATTATGGGAAATTCCAAGTCAATTCCATAGGAGGTATTATTGTTACAAAGGACATTATTGGTTATCAAACTGCTATAGAAGACTGGGGAATTTCATCATTgtatgaaaaatttgccGCCCTTAGAGAACTTGCCAATCTATTTACTGTACAGCCCGATCTACTGGATTCATTGACTAAAGAGGGCCATTTGGCAGATGTGAACAGAGACATTATTTCTAACTACATTTCTCGAAGGGAAGATTTCAATCACGAAAAATTCATGGGCAGTGTAAGGCTAAATCTAAGGCAATACACATGA
- the PLP1 gene encoding Plp1p (similar to uniprot|Q04004 Saccharomyces cerevisiae YDR183W) yields MFNHEQGILTEDEHQNVMSEAIDKFEDQLLQREKYGRSIDDEDAELDELLDGEDDFLAHYRERRVQEMSDHMKTVEKNVTQKEYGSLQVVKDESALMQLASKSPRCVVHFGLDNFGKCKYMDEKLELLAERHLTTKFARIDVEDCPFLVSKLKIKVLPFLVAYKDGKEVTRIVGFSKLGNDPNGFAPESLEGLLAQVGILEPRSFNRPRHEDHDDSGSDLDL; encoded by the coding sequence atGTTTAATCATGAACAAGGCATCTTAACAGAAGATGAGCACCAAAACGTAATGAGTGAAGCCATCGATAAGTTCGAAGATCAGCTATTACAGCGTGAAAAGTACGGTAGATCTattgacgatgaagatgcagaaCTAGACGAGTTATTAGACGGTGAAGATGACTTTTTGGCACATTATAGAGAGAGACGAGTACAGGAGATGTCTGACCATATGAAAACCGTGGAGAAGAACGTTACACAGAAAGAATATGGTTCGTTGCAAGTGgttaaagatgaatcaGCTTTAATGCAATTGGCTTCCAAAAGCCCCCGTTGTGTGGTACACTTTGGATTGGATAATTTTGGCAAATGCAAGTATATGGATGAAAAGCTAGAGTTATTAGCAGAAAGGCATTTAACTACCAAATTTGCAAGGATTGACGTGGAGGATTGTCCATTTCTAGTCTCTAAGTTAAAGATCAAAGTTCTGCCGTTTTTAGTGGCATACAAGGATGGGAAAGAAGTGACAAGAATAGTTGGATTCTCAAAGCTAGGCAATGATCCCAATGGATTTGCCCCAGAAAGCTTGGAAGGGCTACTAGCACAAGTGGGAATCTTAGAACCAAGGTCTTTTAATCGTCCGAGACACGAAGATCATGATGACAGTGGAAGtgatttggatttgtag